The Salvia miltiorrhiza cultivar Shanhuang (shh) chromosome 2, IMPLAD_Smil_shh, whole genome shotgun sequence DNA window TAAGTCCAAGCACAGAGCCTGCAGCTGCAGCAGCAAGAAATCCTGCCTTTGTCACCCCACCATTAGTACCCTTCTGAACTGGCTGTATAAATGAAAAAACAAAGGGTAAGAGTCAAGACactagaaaataaaattacataaagaTACACATCGATTTTTCTAGATAGAAATTTCTGATCTTTTTCTTTCCtgaacccaaaaaaaaatatctccTTTTCTTcataagaataataaaattccaaaataattattttataactaAGATATACTACCTAAATAGAATTTTTTAAATACAGATTTGTGATCTTTCTCTAACCTGAGccaccaaaaaaataaaacaaaccttTTTTAGTTTCATGCAAATAATAGAATTCCACAATAGTTTCTGTAAAACTAAGATTAACATCCTACCATGTTCAGAGAATTGAAATAAAGGgataaataacaaataaaaatgcATTCCTCTAACCATCATTGCACTCTTAGTGTACACAACATCCCATCAAATCTACAAAATGAACTAAATGGATAAACAACCCCGAAAGATCAATTCAACTTAGTATTCCTCTATCGGTATCCACTTGTTATTAGTGCTCATGCAAGGTCTCCAATCACACATAAGAGCATAGTATTGAAAATGAGATAGGTTGAACAAAGTATTCAGATTTTGATCTTTCCAAATTAAAACATGGAAAGAATGATCTGGGAACATGAACCTTAAGGAAGCCAAGGAGACATGCTAAACTTCAATTACAGACAAAATGAAGTAGAATGGAAGAAGTTATATCAGTAAGCATgagtaaaaaaataatcatagtaGTATGTGTCCACCTTGAAGTTCGTAATAAGCCGTGGCTGCTCATCACTGAGAACCCCGAGCTCAGAAGACCATGTGTCTCCATTTGAGCAACAGTAGTGACCAAGAATACCACCAGCTAGAGAGGTCATAAGACGTGATTCTTTTGAATTTAGACAAAAGTCTTGCATGCCCACCTGTGTCCAAGCAATCAGGACTAAAATTGTCGCTATACCACTATTAGAAAAAACTTGTATCCTGTTAAACAAAGACAAGTTAAAGTAATTAAAGTCTCAACTTTACAGAACACTACTTCAAAAACAAGAGAAATAGCTTCAATCACATTAACTAGGTGCAACAGACACATATGTATGAAAATAACTTTTGGATGATGAAACATAAATTACAAACAATTTTAATGAAATCAGCTAGAGACCGAGACTTGATAAGTAACTGCATTTCCTATGTTTGAAGTAGTGGCCAGGTCACTTTCCAGCTAAAGTAGCAACAGTTCATTTCTAGGGCAAGGAAAACTCATACtgaatatattaatataaggcCAAGGCAGATCGTCGTTGATGATGTAAAGTGTAATTCATAAGTCATCAGCAACTTAtgcgcgcgcgcgcacacacacacacacacacacatatatatatatattgagagagagagccagGGATGATAGAATGATACCAGTTGCGTTGACCACCCTCCTTAAAATCTGCATCAACTTTCTTCTTTTTGTCCTCTCCAACTTTCGTTAACATTGAAGAAGTAACAAAGAAGCCAAGTAACAGAGCACCGAACCTATAATAATGCAAATACCataagaaaagagaaaaaagaccATCGGCAAGCACAGGCATGTTAAACATGTTCCAAATACATGGGAGAAGAGATACCTGTAATTGACGGCAATATGAATCGTCATGACAGCAAAACCAGAAAGAGCTCCAGAAAGGTCAAGGGACTTCTTTTTATATGACCTGGTGGAAATTACAGCTGAAAGAGCTACTGCAACCAATGGTTGGACCAAATTTCTTTCCATATCACCTGTTGACTCGTCCAAGTCCAACCTTGGAACAGGCTgagaataaaaatgaaaattttgaattagtGAAGCACCAGCTTTTCTGCATCACTGTCTCCTATGGCTCAAATGCGACTGCAAATCAGACTACGAATAGTTTTATACTAATATGGTATACCACGTGCAATACATATACATGCTACACCATCCAGCttgttcatattttaatataCCATAATTCTAGTTCAACATATTGGGTGCACAGAATTGCTATTCAACCAATATGTTTCCAGCAAGTTGGCAATCAAATAGGCGTGGTGGAATCACGGAGAAAATGAAACTCAAAACGAGTTTCCATTTCATGGTCCAGCATTGCCACCAACAAGGATAGTAATAGTAAGCTCATAAATTTAATGTAACAACATACATAGTTAGACCCTAGAATGAGAAACAATCATAAGCTATTTTCCAGCAATTCTTTGAGTGAATGGACGTCTCATTTCATCATGGACCATTGTAACATAAAATTTGGGTACATGAATCTTATAGACGTAATGAATCAATATCATAGCAAATTTCTTTAAATCATTCTGGTGAAATCACCGTTGACGAGCATGAACTCATAATACATAATATGATGAGCAACACGTAAAATAACTATATAGGCTTCTGCATGTCATAATATTTGAGCTTCCACGAGATTCATAATACCATATGTTTTATTTTCTCTTCCAGGGacattttaacaatatatcTGTGAGGTGCATCAATAAACCGACTACTGTTCTTCTGTCTAGACCTTGTAATCACGGCACAAAAGGCATTCCCTTCAAAGATGGAAGTACAGAAGGAATTAATGAGCATAACAGGTTATCCAACACAAATAAACTGTACGGACAAAAAATCACAACGTCTCAAAACAAATTCTGTGATTTCCACTAAATCTTAGTATCAATATATTATCTCCCCTATAGAAAATAATGCCTACACAAGTAAGATAGTAGATAATAAAAAAACTACTCCATTAATCACGTTTCTGCATTGTTTTGGACCTCCAGCTTAACACAGCAACATTCAATCAAACAAACAAATCCCACAAAAGTTTGAAGCCCTAATGTTAACTTCTCATTTTAAACAATACTATTGCTCACTTGCTTAATCCTCGATCAGTCAAGCAGGGCTTTCTTCACACACACATTCACGCAAAAATTCAACATaacaaaaaattgaataaagatTGAAGTTTTACCTCGAAAACTCCTGAAAAACTGTTATATGAATGAAGTTTCAACTCTGTATTCGGCGGTTTTGAATGGGAATCGAATCGAGCCTCCCAATTTATTAGTCTATGTAGAGTAGAACTGCCTGCTTTGTACAATTGCACCTGCTACTTTTGACCAGTTGCGTAACCCCTATGGAGTATTTATTAttgacattttttatttttcatttttgataTTCCTCTTATTTTGTGTTGCCTAACTTGGACCAGATGAAGAAATCTTCCCATGGCTTCGTGATGATTCGTATTTTctttaatcaaatgaaaaaaaaaaatgttcaaataaaaatttatttggcGTATAGCATAATGTTTGATGCGCCCTCCGTTCCAATTTTTagtatccaattttttttttttactgtctcatattttaatattcatttctattttaataaaaataaatgggaCGCTtattccactttaattattttaatattcacATAAAAGGTGAGATTCTTATTCTacttattaaaatttgtgtcactcTCAAATGGTTACTAAAAGTCTCGAGGAAGGGAGTAATTTCTGTTGACTATTCAAACTTTCATGGCCAGGCGCCGGCCGCCGGAAACGGAAAGATATTTATGAAATTGGAAATTTGTTTGGATTGATATACTTATTAATAGAGTTCCTCACATTTTTAGACATGTGGGTGAGCTGGGACTAAGAAGCTGAGACTATTTATTTCCAAATACTCATTTACTGATCAAAATTAAGAGTGATTGTTGGCATTATAAGGTCATCTGACGAATATTCAGGAGGACTGAGGTCAACCACTTGAGATGGTCTCCCAAATCCCTCTAAGCTTTTCTAATCTTGATCAGTTTTATATTCACTCCATTCACATGGTTTCAATCTGCTCGTTCCACTATTTGATAGTTAATATTATTCCACATTATTGTGTAAATTGTATATACAGTAAACATATAAAACTATtccttcttttttatatattgcaatatttttttctataGGATGATTATTGGCACAACATCCACTACAAGAAAACTCACTGGAAGCCGACAAATTTAACGACGGACGTCATTTTGTCTCTGTTCTAGGATGGAATTGCCAACCGTATACCGATGGAATTGACATTTCCGATCTACTGTTGGAATTACAGACGAAAACGACGATGGACAATGACGCGTTAATTTCCCAGTAAATCAACGACGGAAATAATGATGGCAACAGTCATCGACAGACGGTGTCCGCAGTAAATCAATATCAAcatttacaattttttaaatCTAAATTAATCAACGACGGAATCAATCCGTCGGTATATCACTGATGGCAATAACGACGGTCACACGCCCGAAGATGTCACCGACGAACGCTTTCTGTcggtaaaataaaatttagatttataatttTAAGCTTATGAGATCCTTCATAAGAACAAGGATGACACTTATACAGACGAGAGGTCTAGACATTTTGGACTACGTAGTCAAGTATTATTTGTTTAAGTATTGATTTTGTCGCTCTAATTCTTAAATATAACTCGTGATATATACATTAATGTAGGAAAATGTGCATGAAATAGTTACTTCTCAGAGTCAGCCTGTGGATGATGAGTTTGATCCACCAGAGGTCGATATGAGCAAGGTGTACGTGGAGGTTGTTGGTGGACTCGACAAGAAGAATAGAGTACTGTTTCGAGTTGGTGGACTTGCAGCCAGCTATAGTAGTGAGGAGTCGAGTGGTACATCTCACTTTTAAGGCCCTATTGTCGATCCACAACAACTTATGGAGGTGGAGCAGCAGTTGCAGAAGGCCCTGATATCATGGCTAGATTCGAGGCTCAAGAGAAGGAGCTAACAAGGAGAGACGAGCAAGTGTAGTCTCAGTTTCTGGCACAACATCGTCTTATCGAGATGCTGGCAGCTAAGCTTCCACCTGGACCATCATATTGATATACACTTATATTATTATCATGTTTGTGTTATGTACTCCGAATACTTGAATATTTATGTATGTTTTGAAcacttgaatattttttattttgttatgaaTATTTGAATGTTAGTTTTAAAATTGtattaaattttattgatttggtGTTTTGTAGTATTAATGTATTGTTAATATAGTTGTATAAAAGTTTATAAGAGGTTGTTGACAATTGGGTatatcgattttttttaaaataaataacgaCGGAATCACATTCCGTCGGCAAAATAGACACGCAAATCAACAACGGAAAAGGAATCTGTCGATAACGtctgtagtggataaaatccgactgaccaGAGGTCAgtgaaatcctcgccagaagaatcagcgaattctctgctcggggcgacttccctgctcgccgcgattcctctggcgcctcgccagagaaatcagcgaaatcctcgccagaggaatcatcgaagtcctcgccagaggagtcagcaaaatcctcgccagaggaatctgcaaaatgatccctctgctctggcagaggcgtgATCCCTCTACTCTGGCAGcaacatgatccctctgctctggcagaggcgtgatccctctgctctggcagcaacatgatccctctgctctggcagaggcgcgatccttctgctctggcagcgacatGATCCCTCTGGTCGGGCAGAGGCGGGATCCCTCTGCTTTGGCAGCgacgcgatccctctgctctggcataggcgcgatccctctgctttggcagcggcatgattcctctgctctggcagtggcgcgatccctctgctttaGCAGCAGCGCCATAGTAAATATCTCAACACGAAAGTATACAAACTGGATTATAAGCTTACAAAGACCTAGTCAACATGagtgactaggtcaaacgaagGTTACGACGGGTGGACTCCAAAGAAGTCGGAACTGTTAGGGTTTCAAGGAACATTccaacaaaccctaaccctagtcaTCCCTCCGCAGCTTCATAGcctatatatactacttcatTAACACAAAGAGGGGGAGGCCGTCATTAACATTCATACTGATACTTACGATCATTCGCATTTCAACACATTCTCTAGCACTATTCTGCCTCCACGCTCCCAGCCTTAGGTTTTCCGGTGATCAGATCAACCGGGACGACCCAACGGCCCTCGTTCATTGTTCAATCGTCTTCAACTCCGTCGACCAAATCGATCCGATTcactattttatttactttcaattgctttcaatacgatttttattactattgtttactaacttgagcgtcggaggcccttccatcgataCCCctaccggtgctcttcggagggctctaacgttacttgtggtctcaggttgctagtgcccgtcgatcctgacgtgactgacgtcacttccgtgATTGTTGGATTCATCCCCCACAACGTCTGCAAGGTATTTAGCGATGGAAACACATTCCGTCAATTGTAGCGACAGACAAAGTTTCCACCATCTTTGTAGATAATGCCTCAACAATGATGTGGCAATTCGAATTGCTAAAGAAACATTCTCCAGGAGCCGTAAATTGTCATTAGAAGGTCAGTTGTTTCATGTTAGGTGTACTGCACATATATTGAATCTAGTCGTTCAAGATGATCTTTCTGAGATTATAAAATCCATTGAAGATGTCAAAAACAATGTGTGATTTATTAAGCAATCAGAGTCTAGGTTGAACAATTCTCTGTTTTTGTGCATCATTTTGGAATTCATGTGAAAACGTTGATCATTGATTGTCCAACTCGTTGGAATTTTATATATGAGATGTTACTTGAGACATATAGAGTTAAAGATCCATTTCCTATATTTCAACAAGGAGAGCCTTCATATCATTGTTGTCCTAGCCTTGATGATTGGATGAATGTGACATTTTAGAGGTTTTTTATAAAGCTACTCATGTGATTTGTGGAGTTGATTATCCTATCTCCAATGTCTATCTTGTTGTCATTTGGAAAGTCAATCATATATTAAATGAAAAGAACAATCATGTTGATGAGTTTATTAGAGTGATGGTTAAAAAGATGAaggaaattttgaaaaatattgaaaaaattacaACCTTTTGATGGCTATTGGAGCAATACTTGACCCTAGGTTCAAAATGAGATTGGTTGATTTTGCTTTCAATGAGATATATAACGAGGTTGAAGCACGCATAAATATTATGAAGGTTTGAGATGCATTATATAGCTTGTACTTTGAATATGTTGAAGTTGATAATGCAAGGTTTGGAAAGGGTTCTACTTCAGAAAGATGTTCTTCTACATGTGCAAACTCCTCATTTCAAAGCAAATTAGTGCCTAATAGTTTGTTTATGTTTGATGAGCATCTAGACATTGTTGAGGTTAATGGTCATTTGAAATCGGAGTTGGACATTTACTTGGATGAGGGGGTTGTTAGAAGTCAAGATGGGCATGGATCTGAAGCCTCTGAGTTTGATGCATTAGCTTGATGGAAATCTCAAGAATTGAAGTTCAAAATTCTATCCACTTTAGCTCGTGATGTTTTGGCTATTTCCATTAGTATTGTGGCAACAGAGGCCACATTCAGTGCAAGAAGTCGAGTGTTAGATCTTTACCGTTCAAGGTTAGATTCTGATATGGtagaaattttaatttgtggAGCGGATTGGATTCGCCAACTTCACGGAGTCAGGAAGCCTATTATGCCTCATGTAAGTTCTATTTATTTTCTACTTATTtgtcatatatgtatattttcataaaattgtGTTCTGAttgttttttgttgtttatttaggAGGAAGAAGAACATTTCCATGTCATGTTGAACTCCACTTAATTTACAAGCTTGGTGGAAGATTGGATGTTTGACAATTGTTTTATTGAAGTGTTATTTTTATTAGGTAAATGTATTGAAATATACCTCTATATTATttagaatattattttatatattttttcctttaCAATTTCGAAtcaaatcgaatcgaataacATGGAAAACAAATTGAATATTCGAATCTAATATTCaaattctttattttgaatattttcgAAAAATGAATCGAATAAAGCgaataattcaaaaattaattcaaattgcATTTTGAATTCGGAACCTaatcgaaaataaaaataatttcacgaatacgaatcgaatattgAAATATTCGTCAAGATTCAATTCGATTACAATTCTAGTTGAGACTACATAAATTATTATCTAAATAACAGTATAGTTAATGTTTGATGTCAAAgatcttaaatttaaatttattgttaattatgtcatgtaatatttaaatttacttattattttattttagaagaagaagaagtccGTCCATATCGTCAATGGTGGCAGCGGTTGTTAGTTTGTGATCAAATGCATTTCAATAACttgatgttttttattttttttagattttggGATTATAATGAATATAGTGAGTGCTGTTTGAAGAAGTTTCCATTTACATGAAAGTTAGTTAAGATCTGGCCAAGCATTAGTTTTGCAGAAGCTGCCCCAATTACTGAACCCAATTGATATAGATTGGGCCAATATGTAATACGAATATTCTCCTCAACAACACCTATCAAACTTCGATTTTACCaataataaataagtaaacAGTGAAAAAAAACGCAAATTTGTATTTTGTCAGCATCGTATTGTCCGCCCAATATGTAAGAACCGGACAAAAATTATTGTTTACAAGCCATTCTTGTTAATTTGAATCACAACAAGGAATTTAGAATATGTGTATACACACGATAAAATAAGTTTCTCCTTATCCCCGAATTGGGGTTTGATCTTACTCTTTTAAAGTCAATCAAGACTCTTGGACTACAATATGTCTCTGATAAAATGAATCAACTAAAAGTCTACTAAGCTGtccttgaattaaaaaaattgaagttgGATTAATTCAGAGAAACAATTTCAAATATATAGttattttcaattcttttaaCTGGGGAGGAGTATCAATTAGCTACAATATAATGTTCGAAGAATTTAAATTGTAGAGTTTGAATTGATATGATCACTGGAATTTAGTTAATTTTGGATACGtttcaattttcattttataaatacTGCAGTGATTACACACTGCACATGTACATCCAGAGCCAGACAAGCGCATGCAGACATACACACAAATACACACtacacataatttaaaaaaaatacacactaCACACATTAAAGAAATTATTAAGTTCAAtggttgttattttatttacattaacATATAAATACACATAGAgtatttttacttttatatatcaAATAATGATTacgataaaataataaaatctcaAAGAAAATTGTCAGGACACTTCATTTGAAATTAGTCAATTTTAAATTCAAGAAGGTAATGTAGTTCTCAGTTATAAATAGGATTAAGTACCAATTTTCTCCCCAAATGTTGCCACCCCTATCGCCTTTAGCACCTTATACTCAGGGTTAACGTTGTTTACTATCTCAACATGGCAAAAAGAACCAAATACACCCCCGCTATTTAATGGTACACTTAAtaccgttttttttttcaattaaggTGGACCCCAGTCCAACGATTTAGCATCAAGAACTGTACCTAGCACTTAGAAAGGAAAATGGGGCTTGTGTTATACCTGTTCAGTCTAGCCGGGGGAATGATAACAGCGAGCTCTTGCTGCCTTGCCAGAATCTGAGTATAACAGCAATGGCGGTCTAAACGCAGTGGTGGACTTCGGAGACAGAGGCGAGTTTCAGGTGGCGACATTGGTAGTGGGCGGCGACAAAGCCCAAGCGCTGGAGAAACTGGGCTCAATTTGATTTtaggaaaagaaaacaaaaaaccaaACACACTTGAAGTCACAGATCGTAGCACACAACCACAACTTGCACAAAGGCTTCAACCCAAACCATTAGTACATCAAATTTACTGCGCGCGCCAAGTGATCGACGAAAGGCCTTAATGAAAATTTTCCAATAACCTCAACACTCTTCAAATAAACGACCCAGCTCAGCGACAAAGCCTCCGAATCAACCACTCCCAGCGCCACCCATCCCAGACGAACTCATAATGAACAGAACGAGAGTGATGAACTTACGTTGCTGAACAAGTGCTCCGAAGATAAACCTCCGACGTCAAGCTTCGTTGGTGCGGGTGAATATGAGGAGAGAGGGGGTCGGTCTGCTGATTTTTGGAACCTCGATTCACGCCTAATGAATTGTGATCGCCGGCGAGATGGATAATTGAGGCGGTTGTGAGAAAGAAGTACGATGCGGCGGCGAG harbors:
- the LOC131011080 gene encoding protein PGR encodes the protein MERNLVQPLVAVALSAVISTRSYKKKSLDLSGALSGFAVMTIHIAVNYRFGALLLGFFVTSSMLTKVGEDKKKKVDADFKEGGQRNWIQVFSNSGIATILVLIAWTQVGMQDFCLNSKESRLMTSLAGGILGHYCCSNGDTWSSELGVLSDEQPRLITNFKPVQKGTNGGVTKAGFLAAAAAGSVLGLTFVILGFLTTSCTFNVAMKQLLLIPVSALSGLCGSVIDSLLGATLQYSGFCSVRKKVVSKAGVTVKRISGLSILDNNAVNFVSVLLTTVLTSIACSCIF